The following are encoded together in the Labeo rohita strain BAU-BD-2019 chromosome 17, IGBB_LRoh.1.0, whole genome shotgun sequence genome:
- the khk gene encoding ketohexokinase isoform X2 — protein sequence MGDKKILCIGLVCLDIINVVDKYPEEDTDTRCLSQRWQRGGNASNTCTVLSLLRAPCAFMGSLAPGPVADFILNDFQMYKIDISLLLEHAECSFPASVVISSVTTGSRTILHMNRNLPDVSVEDFSKVDLSQYKWIHWEGRNADEQVKMIERVREYNSKQEEKNRITISVEIEKIREPLYQLFPLGDLVFVSKDVAQHFGFTSAAAALKGFCGRLRKGATLICAWAEKGADAMGPDGVIIHSDAFPPEKLVDTLGAGDTFNASMIYSLSNGGSLQDALTFGCQIAGKKCGVHGYDGISH from the exons ATGGGAGACAAAAAGATACTCTGCATTGGTTTGGTGTGTCTGGATATCATAAATGTTGTGGATAAATACCCGGAAGAAGATACTGATACCAG GTGTCTGTCTCAGAGATGGCAGAGGGGAGGAAACGCATCAAACACGTGTACAGTTTTGTCTTTGCTTAGGGCCCCGTGTGCATTTATGGGGTCTTTGGCTCCTGGACCAGTAGCTGA CTTCATCTTGAATGACTTTCAAATGTACAAGATTGACATCTCTCTTCTTCTGGAGCATGCTGAATGCTCCTTTCCAGCTTCTGTAGTAATCAGCAGTGTGACGACGGGAAGCCGTACAATTCTGCATATGAACAG AAACTTGCCAGATGTTTCTGTAGAAGATTTTTCAAAGGTGGACCTGAGCCAGTACAAGTGGATCCACTGGGAG GGCCGTAATGCTGACGAACAAGTGAAGATGATTGAGAGGGTGAGAGAGTATAACAGCAAACAGGAGGAGAAGAACAGAATCACTATCTCTGTGGAAATCGAGAAGATCAGGGAACCCCTCTACCAGCTTTTCCCTCTTGGTGATTTG GTCTTTGTTAGTAAGGATGTGGCCCAACATTTTGGGTTTACCTCAGCTGCTGCTGCATTGAAGGGTTTCTGTGGTCGTTTGAGAAAGGG AGCTACCCTCATTTGTGCCTGGGCGGAAAAGGGAGCGGATGCCATGGGTCCCGATGGTGTAATCATCCATTCAGATGCATTCCCGCCTGAGAAGCTTGTAGACACACTTGGAGCAGGAGATACTTTCAATGCGTCTATGATCTATTCCCTTTCAAACG GGGGCAGCCTACAGGATGCTCTCACATTTGGCTGCCAGATTGCAGGCAAAAAATGTGGCGTCCATGGATATGATGGAATTTCACACTGA
- the khk gene encoding ketohexokinase isoform X3: MGDKKILCIGLVCLDIINVVDKYPEEDTDTRCLSQRWQRGGNASNTCTVLSLAPGPVADFIVGDFARRGVDISGVAWQKWGETPCACCVVSLGNGSRTVVLSDTNLPDVSVEDFSKVDLSQYKWIHWEGRNADEQVKMIERVREYNSKQEEKNRITISVEIEKIREPLYQLFPLGDLVFVSKDVAQHFGFTSAAAALKGFCGRLRKGATLICAWAEKGADAMGPDGVIIHSDAFPPEKLVDTLGAGDTFNASMIYSLSNGGSLQDALTFGCQIAGKKCGVHGYDGISH, from the exons ATGGGAGACAAAAAGATACTCTGCATTGGTTTGGTGTGTCTGGATATCATAAATGTTGTGGATAAATACCCGGAAGAAGATACTGATACCAG GTGTCTGTCTCAGAGATGGCAGAGGGGAGGAAACGCATCAAACACGTGTACAGTTTT GTCTTTGGCTCCTGGACCAGTAGCTGA TTTCATCGTGGGGGATTTTGCACGGCGTGGGGTGGACATATCTGGTGTGGCTTGGCAGAAGTGGGGTGAGACCCCGTGTGCCTGTTGTGTGGTGTCTCTCGGCAATGGCTCTCGCACTGTTGTGCTCTCGGACAC AAACTTGCCAGATGTTTCTGTAGAAGATTTTTCAAAGGTGGACCTGAGCCAGTACAAGTGGATCCACTGGGAG GGCCGTAATGCTGACGAACAAGTGAAGATGATTGAGAGGGTGAGAGAGTATAACAGCAAACAGGAGGAGAAGAACAGAATCACTATCTCTGTGGAAATCGAGAAGATCAGGGAACCCCTCTACCAGCTTTTCCCTCTTGGTGATTTG GTCTTTGTTAGTAAGGATGTGGCCCAACATTTTGGGTTTACCTCAGCTGCTGCTGCATTGAAGGGTTTCTGTGGTCGTTTGAGAAAGGG AGCTACCCTCATTTGTGCCTGGGCGGAAAAGGGAGCGGATGCCATGGGTCCCGATGGTGTAATCATCCATTCAGATGCATTCCCGCCTGAGAAGCTTGTAGACACACTTGGAGCAGGAGATACTTTCAATGCGTCTATGATCTATTCCCTTTCAAACG GGGGCAGCCTACAGGATGCTCTCACATTTGGCTGCCAGATTGCAGGCAAAAAATGTGGCGTCCATGGATATGATGGAATTTCACACTGA
- the khk gene encoding ketohexokinase isoform X6 translates to MGDKKILCIGLVCLDIINVVDKYPEEDTDTRCLSQRWQRGGNASNTCTVLSLAPGPVAENLPDVSVEDFSKVDLSQYKWIHWEGRNADEQVKMIERVREYNSKQEEKNRITISVEIEKIREPLYQLFPLGDLVFVSKDVAQHFGFTSAAAALKGFCGRLRKGATLICAWAEKGADAMGPDGVIIHSDAFPPEKLVDTLGAGDTFNASMIYSLSNGGSLQDALTFGCQIAGKKCGVHGYDGISH, encoded by the exons ATGGGAGACAAAAAGATACTCTGCATTGGTTTGGTGTGTCTGGATATCATAAATGTTGTGGATAAATACCCGGAAGAAGATACTGATACCAG GTGTCTGTCTCAGAGATGGCAGAGGGGAGGAAACGCATCAAACACGTGTACAGTTTT GTCTTTGGCTCCTGGACCAGTAGCTGA AAACTTGCCAGATGTTTCTGTAGAAGATTTTTCAAAGGTGGACCTGAGCCAGTACAAGTGGATCCACTGGGAG GGCCGTAATGCTGACGAACAAGTGAAGATGATTGAGAGGGTGAGAGAGTATAACAGCAAACAGGAGGAGAAGAACAGAATCACTATCTCTGTGGAAATCGAGAAGATCAGGGAACCCCTCTACCAGCTTTTCCCTCTTGGTGATTTG GTCTTTGTTAGTAAGGATGTGGCCCAACATTTTGGGTTTACCTCAGCTGCTGCTGCATTGAAGGGTTTCTGTGGTCGTTTGAGAAAGGG AGCTACCCTCATTTGTGCCTGGGCGGAAAAGGGAGCGGATGCCATGGGTCCCGATGGTGTAATCATCCATTCAGATGCATTCCCGCCTGAGAAGCTTGTAGACACACTTGGAGCAGGAGATACTTTCAATGCGTCTATGATCTATTCCCTTTCAAACG GGGGCAGCCTACAGGATGCTCTCACATTTGGCTGCCAGATTGCAGGCAAAAAATGTGGCGTCCATGGATATGATGGAATTTCACACTGA
- the khk gene encoding ketohexokinase isoform X1 produces the protein MGDKKILCIGLVCLDIINVVDKYPEEDTDTRCLSQRWQRGGNASNTCTVLSLLRAPCAFMGSLAPGPVADFIVGDFARRGVDISGVAWQKWGETPCACCVVSLGNGSRTVVLSDTNLPDVSVEDFSKVDLSQYKWIHWEGRNADEQVKMIERVREYNSKQEEKNRITISVEIEKIREPLYQLFPLGDLVFVSKDVAQHFGFTSAAAALKGFCGRLRKGATLICAWAEKGADAMGPDGVIIHSDAFPPEKLVDTLGAGDTFNASMIYSLSNGGSLQDALTFGCQIAGKKCGVHGYDGISH, from the exons ATGGGAGACAAAAAGATACTCTGCATTGGTTTGGTGTGTCTGGATATCATAAATGTTGTGGATAAATACCCGGAAGAAGATACTGATACCAG GTGTCTGTCTCAGAGATGGCAGAGGGGAGGAAACGCATCAAACACGTGTACAGTTTTGTCTTTGCTTAGGGCCCCGTGTGCATTTATGGGGTCTTTGGCTCCTGGACCAGTAGCTGA TTTCATCGTGGGGGATTTTGCACGGCGTGGGGTGGACATATCTGGTGTGGCTTGGCAGAAGTGGGGTGAGACCCCGTGTGCCTGTTGTGTGGTGTCTCTCGGCAATGGCTCTCGCACTGTTGTGCTCTCGGACAC AAACTTGCCAGATGTTTCTGTAGAAGATTTTTCAAAGGTGGACCTGAGCCAGTACAAGTGGATCCACTGGGAG GGCCGTAATGCTGACGAACAAGTGAAGATGATTGAGAGGGTGAGAGAGTATAACAGCAAACAGGAGGAGAAGAACAGAATCACTATCTCTGTGGAAATCGAGAAGATCAGGGAACCCCTCTACCAGCTTTTCCCTCTTGGTGATTTG GTCTTTGTTAGTAAGGATGTGGCCCAACATTTTGGGTTTACCTCAGCTGCTGCTGCATTGAAGGGTTTCTGTGGTCGTTTGAGAAAGGG AGCTACCCTCATTTGTGCCTGGGCGGAAAAGGGAGCGGATGCCATGGGTCCCGATGGTGTAATCATCCATTCAGATGCATTCCCGCCTGAGAAGCTTGTAGACACACTTGGAGCAGGAGATACTTTCAATGCGTCTATGATCTATTCCCTTTCAAACG GGGGCAGCCTACAGGATGCTCTCACATTTGGCTGCCAGATTGCAGGCAAAAAATGTGGCGTCCATGGATATGATGGAATTTCACACTGA
- the khk gene encoding ketohexokinase isoform X5, producing the protein MGDKKILCIGLVCLDIINVVDKYPEEDTDTRCLSQRWQRGGNASNTCTVLSLLRAPCAFMGSLAPGPVAENLPDVSVEDFSKVDLSQYKWIHWEGRNADEQVKMIERVREYNSKQEEKNRITISVEIEKIREPLYQLFPLGDLVFVSKDVAQHFGFTSAAAALKGFCGRLRKGATLICAWAEKGADAMGPDGVIIHSDAFPPEKLVDTLGAGDTFNASMIYSLSNGGSLQDALTFGCQIAGKKCGVHGYDGISH; encoded by the exons ATGGGAGACAAAAAGATACTCTGCATTGGTTTGGTGTGTCTGGATATCATAAATGTTGTGGATAAATACCCGGAAGAAGATACTGATACCAG GTGTCTGTCTCAGAGATGGCAGAGGGGAGGAAACGCATCAAACACGTGTACAGTTTTGTCTTTGCTTAGGGCCCCGTGTGCATTTATGGGGTCTTTGGCTCCTGGACCAGTAGCTGA AAACTTGCCAGATGTTTCTGTAGAAGATTTTTCAAAGGTGGACCTGAGCCAGTACAAGTGGATCCACTGGGAG GGCCGTAATGCTGACGAACAAGTGAAGATGATTGAGAGGGTGAGAGAGTATAACAGCAAACAGGAGGAGAAGAACAGAATCACTATCTCTGTGGAAATCGAGAAGATCAGGGAACCCCTCTACCAGCTTTTCCCTCTTGGTGATTTG GTCTTTGTTAGTAAGGATGTGGCCCAACATTTTGGGTTTACCTCAGCTGCTGCTGCATTGAAGGGTTTCTGTGGTCGTTTGAGAAAGGG AGCTACCCTCATTTGTGCCTGGGCGGAAAAGGGAGCGGATGCCATGGGTCCCGATGGTGTAATCATCCATTCAGATGCATTCCCGCCTGAGAAGCTTGTAGACACACTTGGAGCAGGAGATACTTTCAATGCGTCTATGATCTATTCCCTTTCAAACG GGGGCAGCCTACAGGATGCTCTCACATTTGGCTGCCAGATTGCAGGCAAAAAATGTGGCGTCCATGGATATGATGGAATTTCACACTGA
- the khk gene encoding ketohexokinase isoform X4, with the protein MGDKKILCIGLVCLDIINVVDKYPEEDTDTRCLSQRWQRGGNASNTCTVLSLAPGPVADFILNDFQMYKIDISLLLEHAECSFPASVVISSVTTGSRTILHMNRNLPDVSVEDFSKVDLSQYKWIHWEGRNADEQVKMIERVREYNSKQEEKNRITISVEIEKIREPLYQLFPLGDLVFVSKDVAQHFGFTSAAAALKGFCGRLRKGATLICAWAEKGADAMGPDGVIIHSDAFPPEKLVDTLGAGDTFNASMIYSLSNGGSLQDALTFGCQIAGKKCGVHGYDGISH; encoded by the exons ATGGGAGACAAAAAGATACTCTGCATTGGTTTGGTGTGTCTGGATATCATAAATGTTGTGGATAAATACCCGGAAGAAGATACTGATACCAG GTGTCTGTCTCAGAGATGGCAGAGGGGAGGAAACGCATCAAACACGTGTACAGTTTT GTCTTTGGCTCCTGGACCAGTAGCTGA CTTCATCTTGAATGACTTTCAAATGTACAAGATTGACATCTCTCTTCTTCTGGAGCATGCTGAATGCTCCTTTCCAGCTTCTGTAGTAATCAGCAGTGTGACGACGGGAAGCCGTACAATTCTGCATATGAACAG AAACTTGCCAGATGTTTCTGTAGAAGATTTTTCAAAGGTGGACCTGAGCCAGTACAAGTGGATCCACTGGGAG GGCCGTAATGCTGACGAACAAGTGAAGATGATTGAGAGGGTGAGAGAGTATAACAGCAAACAGGAGGAGAAGAACAGAATCACTATCTCTGTGGAAATCGAGAAGATCAGGGAACCCCTCTACCAGCTTTTCCCTCTTGGTGATTTG GTCTTTGTTAGTAAGGATGTGGCCCAACATTTTGGGTTTACCTCAGCTGCTGCTGCATTGAAGGGTTTCTGTGGTCGTTTGAGAAAGGG AGCTACCCTCATTTGTGCCTGGGCGGAAAAGGGAGCGGATGCCATGGGTCCCGATGGTGTAATCATCCATTCAGATGCATTCCCGCCTGAGAAGCTTGTAGACACACTTGGAGCAGGAGATACTTTCAATGCGTCTATGATCTATTCCCTTTCAAACG GGGGCAGCCTACAGGATGCTCTCACATTTGGCTGCCAGATTGCAGGCAAAAAATGTGGCGTCCATGGATATGATGGAATTTCACACTGA
- the ankef1b gene encoding ankyrin repeat and EF-hand domain-containing protein 1 gives MENTSKSVVSRVAEGNLEVLQIYKLLQYVREKNKPQINKIVAVGVSNLINLTEPKQGLGALYQASLDRDEDLVQFLLSLKAHPDIQDKKGRTPLMLAAQLGYYNIVYLLITNHANVNLTDEEGKGVLFYCISPAKEHALCLRMALSCNANVNNVSNSGKPLLVFACENAKDCEDICISILEKGADPNAVDQVTRCSALMEASKAGALKLVRAILQKEGNPDLLDQEGRCAAHFAAEGGFLEVLQVLSAYSADLGISSTKGNTPLHFAAAGGFNECCRFLAQRGCNPKLKNLEGQLPSQVAKSNGHKAALKELKKAEKMHVKLSAPDAVNPNELWAITLHDWSCQHEATLRKAFEIAEGLDKPVENVSVDNFVSTLEAHRVPVSNENLQKIIMEHDKNREGVINVNDFLKGLKYLQKAFVISSYAPKPAKKEKGGKEKKSSKSAASLPICTMPPEQISIREDSGLPYYMIESYQPFTDTRRFNPNRPPIHPIENDSAWYIDEPEQIYTNINYCVKTGDLESLSLAFIQKVPVDIKDQFFKTPLMTACICGNYRVAKFLLSLRANVNAVDQFNWTPLHHACHAGHVDIAIMLVQSGAVVDAVAMNGATPLMRAVESCRFSCVEYLIKAGANVMAKNQRDQNCLDIAINYGDARIIDLLMAKFNKKDKEKPILKPASSAQEKMRIRSPAKSVSAAVKKDLRDNIIVKNPKFTIRSGTNKSDISFVPKTLWGKHLTNSRQHAEKEKATL, from the exons ATGGAGAATACTTCAAAAAGTGTGGTGAGCAGGGTGGCGGAAGGCAACCTGGAGGTCCTCCAGATTTATAAACTCCTTCAGTATGTACGGGAGAAGAACAAACCACAGATAAATAAGATCGTCGCAGTGGGTGTATCCAATCTGATAAATCTGACTGAACCTAAACAGGGACTCGGTGCTTTGTATCAGGCCTCTTTGGACCGTGATGAAGACCTGGTACAGTTCCTTCTGTCCCTGAAAGCTCATCCTGACATACAGGACAAGAAGGGCCGCACACCATTGATGCTGGCTGCACAGTTGGGCTACTACAATATTGTGTATCTTCTGATCACAAATCATGCAAATGTGAATCTCACAGATGAAGAGGGAAAAG GAGTGCTGTTCTACTGCATTTCTCCAGCTAAAGAACATGCTCTCTGCCTGCGGATGGCGCTCAGTTGCAATGCAAATGTCAACAATGTTTCTAATTCAGGGAAGCCACTGCTTGTGTTTGCCTGTGAGAATGCAAAGGATTGTGAAGACATCTGTATAAGCATTTTGGAGAAAGGAGCTGATCCAAATGCAGTCGATCAG GTGACACGATGCTCTGCGCTCATGGAGGCATCTAAGGCTGGTGCTTTGAAGCTGGTCAGAGCCATTTTACAAAAAGAAGGGAATCCTGACTTGCTTGATCAAGAAGGACGGTGTGCTGCCCACTTTGCTGCAGAAGGAGGTTTCCTTGAG GTTTTACAGGTGCTGTCTGCATACTCTGCTGACTTGGGTATCAGCTCGACAAAGGGTAACACACCGCTTCACTTTGCTGCTGCTGGCGGCTTTAATGAGTGCTGTAGATTCCTGGCCCAAAGAG GTTGCAATCCCAAACTGAAGAATCTGGAAGGTCAACTTCCAAGCCAAGTTGCCAAAAGCAATGGCCACAAAGCTGCACTGAAGGAGCTCAAAAAAGCAGAGAAAATGCATGTGAAGCTTTCTGCGCCCGATGCCGTAAACCCCAACGAACTCTGGGCCATCACCCTTCACGACTGGTCATGTCAACATGAGGCAACCTTGCGCAAAGCCTTTGAAATTGCTGAGGGACTCGACAAACCTGTTGAAAACGTTTCTGTGGATAATTTTGTGTCTACCCTTGAAGCTCATCGAGTTCCTGTAAGTAATGAGAACCTGCAAAAGatcatcatggaacatgacAAAAACCGTGAAGGAGTCATCAAcgtaaatgactttttaaaaggCCTCAAATACCTCCAGAAAGCCTTTGTCATCTCATCCTATGCTCCTAAGCCGGCTAAAAAGGAAAAGGGTGGCAAGGAAAAGAAGAGTAGCAAATCAGCCGCATCATTGCCTATATGCACAATGCCACCTGAGCAGATCTCAATAAGAGAGGACAGTGGACTCCCTTACTACATGATTGAGAGCTACCAGCCGTTCACTGACACCAGACGGTTCAATCCAAACCGGCCACCAATTCACCCCATTGAGAATGACTCGGCTTGGTATATCGATGAGCCTGAACAAATCTACACCAACATCAATTACTGTGTGAAGACTGGAGATCTAGAATCTCTCAGCCTGGCGTTTATCCAAAAAGTGCCTGTTGATATCAAAGATCAATTTTTTAAGACACCACTCATGACAGCGTGCATCTGTGGCAACTACCGAGTAGCTAAATTCCTCCTTTCACTGAG GGCTAACGTCAATGCAGTTGACCAGTTTAACTGGACGCCCCTCCACCATGCTTGCCATGCAGGTCATGTAGACATTGCCATCATGCTGGTGCAATCTGGAGCTGTGGTGGATGCAGTGGCTATGAATGGAGCAACTCCACTCATGAGAGCTGTTGAAAGCTGTCGATTCAGCTGTGTGGAGTATCTCATCAAAGCTGGAGCCAATGTCATGGCAAAAAATCAAAGAG ACCAGAATTGCTTGGACATCGCTATAAATTATGGCGATGCGAGAATCATTGACTTGCTCATGGCCAAATTCAACAAGAAGGACAAAGAAAAACCCATTTTAAAACCAGCTTCTTCAGCACAAGAAAAG ATGCGTATTCGGTCACCAGCAAAGTCAGTTTCAGCAGCTGTGAAAAAAGACCTGAGAGACAATATCATAGTTAAGAACCCAAAGTTCACCATTAGAAGTGGCACCAACAAGTCTGACATCAGCTTTGTCCCCAAAACC